In Verrucomicrobiia bacterium, the genomic window TACGCTGATGATTTTCCTGCTGGCCGCGCCGCCATCGATACGTACGGCATGCGGAACGGTCGGGACGGCATCTTTGATACCGCCGGGGAGATTTGCGAAGTCAACGGCTTGGACAACGGTGGCGGGAATGATTTCGACAGGGAAGCTGTCATTCGTCGCATTGCCAATGACATTACGGTTCGCTCCAGTATGTTCACGGTTTGGGTGTGGGCCCAGAGCATCAAGGACGTAGACGGGAATGGGCAATACAACCCGCCTGCTAATCCACCCCCGGGGATGGCGACCGGCAATGACTTTATTACCGGCGAAGTGAAGGCGCAAGCGGTGGTGGAGCGTTATGAAAACCCGCCCGGCAGCGGCCCGAGATACCGCATCCGCTACTTGCGATACTATTGACGCAAGGGCTGGTTCCGCGCGCTCTACCACCGGTACATCTACAATTGAGCGGGCATGTCTGCCTATTTATCGGAAAGTGATATTTTGTGCTGGACACGCGCTCTGGGTTCGGGTATGGTTGGACGAATTAACATTCAACGTCCAACGCGAAACGCTCAACTTTCAAGACGCAGGCGCGAGAGGACGACGGCAACCAAGATGGTCGCCCTACAACGGCTGCGGCGTGGGTTCAAGCGGCCAGCGACGTTCAACGATAGCGAACGACAGCCAACGACGCTTAACAATGGCAAGCAAGTTGAAAAAAACCGGTGAAAAAGTGGCTGTGATTCCGCTGGAAGATAATTTTACGGATATCGTGGGCAAGGCGCAGCGGGGGTTGAACCTGTCGGGCACGGCGTTGGCGGAGCGGGCGGGGGTGTCGCTGGCGGAGGTGAATGCGGTGCGGCGGGGCGAGGTGGATGAGGCGGTGTTGCGGAAGGTGGCGGGGGCGCTGGGGTTGGGGGCGGAGGCGTTGGTGGCGAGCGCGCGGGGGGCGTGGCGGCCGCGGGAGGTCGGGGAGGTGCGGGGGTTGGGGCGGTTCAATACGCCGTTCGATGATATGACGGTGAACGCGTATGTGGTGTATGACGCGGAGACGCGGGAGGCGGCGGCGTTCGATACGGGGGCGGATTGCGATGGGATGTTGGAATTCGCGCGGGAGAAGGGGCTGCGGGTGGAGATGATTTTATTGACGCATGTGCATACGGACCATGTGTTTGATTTGGGGCGGTTGAAGGCGGCGACGGGGGCGAGGGCGTATGTGAGCGGGCGGGAGGTGTTGGCGGGGGCGGAGGCGTTTGAGGATGGGAAGATTTTTGAGGTGGGGAAATTGAAGATCGAGGCGCGGCGGACGAGCGGGCATGCGCGGGGTGGGACGAGCTTTGTGGTGACGGGGTTGGCGCGGCGGGTGGCGTTGGTGGGTGATGCGCTGTTTGCGGGTTCGATGGGCGGCGGGATGGTGGATTACGGTGAGGTGTTGCGGACAAATCGCGAGGGCATTTTTACGCTGCCCGACGAGACGATTCTTTGTCCCGGGCATGGGCCGTTGAGCACGGTGGGCGAGGAGAAACTGCACAACCCGTTCTTCCCGGAGTTTCAGCAACAGCAAGCCAGCCAGCAGTAGTGAAATGCGCGGAGGAAATTGGCGGCGCCCACCTTAATGCGTTTCACGCAGTAACGGGTGGCTTGGCGGAAGTTTCTCGGACCGTCAAATGCGAGGGAAGCAGCACATCCATGAGGCTTTCATCCTCCTCCGAATCAGCGCGCTTCAGCAATAGCTCCGCGGCGGTCACCCCGATTTTTTCAGGATCGGCATGGGCGCCCGTAATCTGCGGATGTTCCTCGACGCAAACCCGTGTGGCATCCACGGCGACGACGCTGATTTCCTCCGGCACACGCCACCCATTTTGCATCAGGCAATTGATCACCCCGCGCGCCATCAAACCGTTGGCGCAAATCCAGGCGGTGGGGAAACTCTTGCGGGAGATTTGGCCGAGCATGATTTCGCCCGCTTTCCACCCGCCGAGGCGGTCGCCCAGCTCCACATTCATCGTGAACCTGTCCGCCAATTTCAAGTCGTGCTGGCTTAGCGCCTCAACCAATCCGGCGCGCCTACGGATATTGTAATGAAGGCCCTTGTCGCCAGCCACCCACGCAAACTGGCGATGCCCCAGTTCCACCAGGTGTTCCACCAGAAGACTCAGCGCCTGTTTTTCATTGGGCATCACCGAATGGCAAATTCCGGGATAGCTTACGGAGATGGCCACCAGATTTGGCTGGACCGCCTTGATGGCTTTCAGGAATTTCTCGTCCACTTGCCCGAGTATCGCCAGGCCGAAAACCTGGTTTTGCCGGAGCTTTTGCTGGACGGTACGGACCCCAAGGTCGTCTTCGGACCCCAAAAACATCGAGTGATACCCGTGCGCCAGCAAGCCCGCATGCAACCCGTGTTGGACATGGCTGAAAAAATTGCTCTGGGTGTGCAGCCGCAGCCCGCTGCGCAGAATGAACCCCACATTCGTAACCAGGGCACCGTCCCCGTTCAGCTGCATACCCTTGGGTCGATACCCGATTTTAATCGCATGGTCCCAAATCCGCTGATAGGAATCCGGGCTGATATTCTCCCGCTTCCCATTAAGAACCATGGAAACCAATGCCTGCGAAACGTCCAGATCCTGGGCAATTCGTTGCTGTGATACACTCTCCTTTTTCTTCACATCCCGAATTTAGTCCAATAAAACCGCGGTTGAAAGCAGAAAGTGCCGCCAGTGCCCAGGGGATTATAAATCTTTCCACTTGCAAGTGGGCCGATTACTTGATAAGTATTAAATGATGTCCAACCATCGCGCCATTATCGCCTTGAGCGACCTCGAGATTGCCGACTTCCTCCCCGGCCCGATGTGGGGAGAATTGGAAAAACTCGTACCGGGATACCAGCGCATCCCCCTCCCGCTCGCCGGTCCGAACGATTGGGAGCGACTGTGGCGCGGATCCCCGGCGGATATACTCATCTCCGCATGGCAAACGCCCTCCCTCAATTCGACCCTGCAACCGGTGGATTTGAAGCCGTTGCGTTACGTCTGCCACCTGGCAGGCACCATCCGCAAGCTCGTCCCCCGCGAGTTGATCGAGCAGGGCTTGGTGGTCACGAATTGGGGCGGTTCGATCAGCGCAACTGTTGCCGAATGCACGCTGATGTTGACGTTGATGGCTCTGCGGCGCGCGTCGCATTGGGCCGTGGCGATGCATCGGGACGGCGCATGGAAAAACGGGAGTAGCTTCACCCAAAGCTTACTGGGCCGGCGCGTGGGGATTCACGGCTTCGGCTCAATCAGTCAGTGTTTGGTCCCGATGCTGCGACCGTTCACCTCACAGATCCAGGCCTTTTCACCGAGCATGCCGGACGGAATTTTCTCCAGTTTCGGCGTAAAACGGTTGGCATCGCTGGAGGAGCTGTTTGCCGAATCCGACGTGGTGGTGGAGTTGGCCGCGGCAACGCCGGAGAATTATCATATCGTAACCGAGAGTCATCTGCGGCTGATTCCCGAAGGTGGTGTATTTGTAAATGTCGGCCGCGGTTGTGTGATAGACGAGGGTGGATTGCTTCGCGTTGCGCGGGAAGGTCGGCTGCAAATCGCGCTCGATGTTTTCGAACAAGAGCCACTCGCGGCCGATTCACCCCTGCGCGGACTGCCAAACGTCACACTCCTGCCCCATCTCGGCGGTCCCACACGTGACCGGCGGCGCGATGCCGGGGCGTTCGCATTGAAGAATCTTCGGGCCTTTTTACGCGGTGAACCGTTGGACGCTGTCGTGACACTGGAGGTTTATGACCGAAGCAGTTAGCAGGCGCGGCTTGTCGTGGGGCGCCTCCACTCTCGGTTGCGCGGAGCTCTCCCTCCCGGAAATCTGCGAACTTTTCCATGCCTTTAATCTACGCGAACTGGAAATTCGCGCCGTGGATGGACGTATGGACCTGCCGCAATGGTCCGCGGACAAGGGCTGGATGCCGCTCCGGGCCACCGCATTGCTGGCGCACCATCGAATCCAACTCCGTGTTGCAGGTTCTTCCTTCAAGCTCGTCGGCAACGATGAAAAGTCCCGGGCCGAGATGCTGGCGTTTTGCCAGTGGGCCGACTCCTGGGGCGCGCCATACGTCCGCGCCTTTGGCGGCGGTGCGTGGGGACATCCGCTGAATGAAGCGGATTATGCTCAAGCGGCCCAAACGGTCGCATGGTGGCAACAGGAAAAAAAGCGGCACGGCTGGCGCATTGAATTATTGCTCGAAACACACGACGGATTCTCCGCTTCGGGTCCGTGCCGCGAGCTGTTCGCCCGATTGCGTGAACCGATCGGCATTATCTGGGACTCGCATCACACCTGGCGGCTCGGGGGCGAATCCCCGCGCGAATCGTGGTCGCAACTCTCCAAGTGGATTCGTCACGTTCATGTCAAAGACAGCATCGCCAAACCCTCGGCACGGCATCCGTACACGTACGTTCTGCCCGGTGACGGCGAAATGCCACTAGGACAAATCGTCAACCTGCTGGCTGAGCATCAATTCGCGGGGGCAGTTTCACTGGAATGGGAGCGTCTCTGGCATCCGTATCTGCCGCCGTTGCGCGAGGCGTTGACGCGGTTGGAAGCGCAGCCATGGTTTGTGGGTTCTGTGAAGGCTGTCAATGAACACCAATCTCCTGCCATCACCCGTTAATTCCCCCGCGGCAACCGCGTACGTTCCCGTAAACACGGCGACGGAAGGTTCCTACGCGTGGTGGCGTTCCGCGGCCGAGAACCTTCTCGTTCCGCTCGCCGCCCTGATGAGGCCGGGCAAGGCGGATCTGCCGTTGCGCGGGCAGGCCAGCAACCACGGTGCGCAAGCGGATCGGCTCGAATCTTTCGCGCGCCCGTGCCTCTTGGCGTCTCATTGGCTGGCGAGCGAACCGGGTGTGGCCGAAAAGCTTTCCCGCGATGATATTGCGGCGTGGTTCCGGCGCGGATTGCTGGCTGGCACCGACCCTTCCAGCCCGGAATACTGGGGCCCAACGGCCAATCACCACCAACACACCGTCGAAATGGCGGCACTGACCCTGGCCCTCCAAATCGCCCACCCTTCCCTATGGGAGCCGCTGACGAAACCGGAACGCGTACAGGTGGCGAACTGGTTTGCCAGCATTCGTGGCGGGGGATTACACCGCAACAATCACATGTTTTTTAGCGTGATGACGCTGGCGTTCCTGAATCAGGAAGGTTTTGCCCGCAGCAGCGATGCGCCGGTAATGCGCCATTTGCTGGATGTGCTCGAAAGCATGGCGTTGGGCGGCGGATGGTTCATTGACGGGATGAACGAAACAGTGGATTACTATCAGGCCTACGCCTTTCATTATTACGGGCTGTGGTGGTCCAGGCTCTACGGTTACACCGACCCCAAACGCGCCCGCCGCTGGAAAGACTGGACTCGGCAGTTTCTCAAGGATTACATCCACTTCTTTGCCGCCAGTGGCGAG contains:
- a CDS encoding MBL fold metallo-hydrolase; the protein is MASKLKKTGEKVAVIPLEDNFTDIVGKAQRGLNLSGTALAERAGVSLAEVNAVRRGEVDEAVLRKVAGALGLGAEALVASARGAWRPREVGEVRGLGRFNTPFDDMTVNAYVVYDAETREAAAFDTGADCDGMLEFAREKGLRVEMILLTHVHTDHVFDLGRLKAATGARAYVSGREVLAGAEAFEDGKIFEVGKLKIEARRTSGHARGGTSFVVTGLARRVALVGDALFAGSMGGGMVDYGEVLRTNREGIFTLPDETILCPGHGPLSTVGEEKLHNPFFPEFQQQQASQQ
- a CDS encoding LacI family DNA-binding transcriptional regulator, whose amino-acid sequence is MKKKESVSQQRIAQDLDVSQALVSMVLNGKRENISPDSYQRIWDHAIKIGYRPKGMQLNGDGALVTNVGFILRSGLRLHTQSNFFSHVQHGLHAGLLAHGYHSMFLGSEDDLGVRTVQQKLRQNQVFGLAILGQVDEKFLKAIKAVQPNLVAISVSYPGICHSVMPNEKQALSLLVEHLVELGHRQFAWVAGDKGLHYNIRRRAGLVEALSQHDLKLADRFTMNVELGDRLGGWKAGEIMLGQISRKSFPTAWICANGLMARGVINCLMQNGWRVPEEISVVAVDATRVCVEEHPQITGAHADPEKIGVTAAELLLKRADSEEDESLMDVLLPSHLTVRETSAKPPVTA
- a CDS encoding hydroxyacid dehydrogenase, encoding MMSNHRAIIALSDLEIADFLPGPMWGELEKLVPGYQRIPLPLAGPNDWERLWRGSPADILISAWQTPSLNSTLQPVDLKPLRYVCHLAGTIRKLVPRELIEQGLVVTNWGGSISATVAECTLMLTLMALRRASHWAVAMHRDGAWKNGSSFTQSLLGRRVGIHGFGSISQCLVPMLRPFTSQIQAFSPSMPDGIFSSFGVKRLASLEELFAESDVVVELAAATPENYHIVTESHLRLIPEGGVFVNVGRGCVIDEGGLLRVAREGRLQIALDVFEQEPLAADSPLRGLPNVTLLPHLGGPTRDRRRDAGAFALKNLRAFLRGEPLDAVVTLEVYDRSS
- a CDS encoding TIM barrel protein, encoding MTEAVSRRGLSWGASTLGCAELSLPEICELFHAFNLRELEIRAVDGRMDLPQWSADKGWMPLRATALLAHHRIQLRVAGSSFKLVGNDEKSRAEMLAFCQWADSWGAPYVRAFGGGAWGHPLNEADYAQAAQTVAWWQQEKKRHGWRIELLLETHDGFSASGPCRELFARLREPIGIIWDSHHTWRLGGESPRESWSQLSKWIRHVHVKDSIAKPSARHPYTYVLPGDGEMPLGQIVNLLAEHQFAGAVSLEWERLWHPYLPPLREALTRLEAQPWFVGSVKAVNEHQSPAITR